From the Balneolales bacterium ANBcel1 genome, the window CGCTCCGGCTGGCAGGCCGTTAGCCAGTGAAGTTCCAAATCCATAGGAGCCGAGCAGGGCGAATCCGCCCAGTGTTGATGTCAGGTATTCTCTGCGATTCATGGGGAGGGGATTAGGTTACGATTAGAATGAAAACTCACTCCAAACAACACCACGCACTGCAAAAAGGTTGACGGAAACTAAAAAAAACGACAACCGGCTATTGCTGAGAATCGGATGTTTATAATGTTGCAAGACAGAAATATTACTTTTATATTTCCAGACTTGACATAAATCTTATTAGTTAGCGATCTCCCAATAAAAAAACAAAAGACCGTGAATACCGAGAGTTTTAAAACATATTCGGCAAAACCTGGCGACATTCAGAAAAAGTGGGTGGTTATTGACGCGGAGGGACAGCCCCTCGGACGCCTGAGCACCAAAGTCGCGACCTTGCTCAGAGGCAAGCACAAGCCCGAATACACGCCCCACATGGATACGGGCGACAACGTGATTGTAATCAATGCCGGCAAAGTGGCCTTATCCGGAAAGAAAATGCAGGACAAGCTGTACTTTCGCCACTCCGGTTATCCCGGCGGAACCACCTTTACCACAGCGGAAGAGGCTTTGAAAAAAGATCCCACATTTCTGGTGCGAAATGCCGTCAAGGGCATGGTGCCGAAAAACCGTCTGGGCCGCAAGCTTCTTACCAACCTCCGTGTTTTCGCTGGACCCGAGCACAACCTGAACGCGCAGAAACCTGAAACAATTGAACTTTGACAATGGCTAATCAATCCTTTCTGGGCCGGAGAAAAACATCGACAGCACGCGTGCATGTAACGCCCGGCTCCGGTAAAATCACCGTCAACAAAAAAGACTTCGAAACCTATTTCGTATTGCCGGCTCAGCGTAACACGATTAACCTCCCTTTTGAGGTAACCGAGACTACCGGCAAGTACGACGTCAAAGTGACGGTTCGCGGCGGCGGCATCACCGGCCAGGCCGATGCGGTACAGCTTGGCGTAGCCCGGGCGCTCAATACGATGGAGCCCGAAACCCATACTGTGCTGAAGTCGCATGATTTACTGACCCGCGACGACCGGATGGTTGAGCGCAAAAAATACGGTCAGCCCAAAGCCCGGAAGAACTTCCAGTTCTCCAAGCGCTGATTTTTATCCCATTATCACAATCACACATACACAGTGACCCGTGACCAGGTGTTCTCTGCTGCCGGCGGCGGCGGGAATTTGTCACAGGGAATGACCTGTGTAGTGGCCCAACCTTAAACATACGAGTACCGACATGGCTAAAGCTGCATCAGTAGAAGAGCTCCTCAAGTCAGGGGCACACTTCGGACACCTCACCAGGAGATGGAACCCCAAAATGCGCGAATTTATTTTCATGCAGCGCAACGGGATCCACATCATCGACCTCAACAAGACCCAAGCCCTTCTTCAGGAGTCGCTGGACGAGATCGCAAAAGTCGCCCGTTCCGGAAAGAAAGTGCTTTTTGTCGGGACAAAGAAGCAGGCGCAGGAAATTATCCGCACCGAAGCGCAACGTTGTGACATGCCCTACGTTACACATCGCTGGCTTGGCGGTATGCTCACCAATTTTGTGACCATCAAGAAAAGCATTTCCCGCATGGAAGAGATCCATGCCATGCAAAATGACGGCACCTACGACAACATCACCAAGAAAGAACGGCTGATGCTTGACCGTGAAAAGCAAAAGCTGGAAGATGTCATGGGAGGTATCTCCAAAATAGGCCGCATTCCCGGTGCGCTTTTCGTTGTCGATATTGTCAAGGAGAATATCGCCGTCAACGAAGCCTTGAAGCTGAACATCCCCATCTTCGCACTGGTAGATACCAATTGCGATCCGGATGTGCCCGATTACATCATTCCCTGCAATGACGATGCTGCCAAAGCCATTCAGCTGGTAGCCTCTAATGTTGCCGACGCCATTATCGAAGGAATGGCCGAGCGGGAGGCTTATCAGCAGGAACAGCTTGCCACTGATGCTGCGCAGCAGGAGGAAGGCGAAGTAAAAGAAGAGATGACCGAAGCCGATGTGAAACCCACCCGGCGCAAGCGCTCACGCAAGCCGAAAGCAGAACCCAAACAAAAAGTGGCTGTAAAAGCCGGTAAAACGGATTCGGAAGAGAAAAGTGCGGCTGACGCAGGTACGACCCCAAAAGAAGCATCTGAAGACGCTTCCGGAGAAAAGCCGCAAAAAGCGGAAAAACCCGCTTCCGATAAGGATGCAAAAAGCGACTCGGCCGCATCCGACAAATAGCGGTGCTCCTTTGCTATCATTTCGCCGGGAAACCGGACCAGAACCACAACTTCCATTTTACGTATTGACAAGACAATGAGTATATCAGCCTCCGATGTAAAGAAACTCCGCGACCAGACCGGCGCGGGTATGATGGACTGTAAGAAAGCCCTGACCGAAAGCAACGGCGACATGGAAGCCGCCATTGAACTTTTGCGGAAAAAAGGGCAGAAAGTATCCGAAAAACGGGCCGACCGCGAAGCCAATCAGGGCGTGATCGTGTCCCTGCTCTCCGACGACAAGAAGAAAGCCGTTGCCGTTGAACTCAACTGCGAAACCGATTTCGTTGCAAAGAACGAAGAATTTGTCGAGTATGCCAACGACTTTGCCCGCGCCATCTTCGAGCAGGAGCCGGCTGACCGGGACGCGCTGCTTGCCGCAAAGGTAAGAAACCTCACAGTAGCCGACATGCTCAAAGACCTGGTCGGAAAAATCGGTGAAAAAATTGACATCGGCCGCTTTGAAATTATGAAAACCGATGGCCAGATCATTGACTACATCCACCCTGGCAATCAACTCTGTGTACTCGCCGAGTTTGAAGGGCCTCTTGAGAATGCAGGGGTTGGAAAGGATGTCGCCATGCAGGTGGCCGCCATGAACCCGCTGGCCGTAACCAGAGACGGTGTGGACAGCAAAATTATGGAAAAAGAGAAGGAAATCGCCAAGGAGCAGCTCATCAATGAAGGCAAGCCCGAGGAAATCGCAGAAAAAGCGGCCGCCGGAAAAATGCGCCGCTTCTTCGAAGAGCGGGTACTTCTGGAGCAGAAGTTTGTAAAAGACGGCTCCCTGAGTGTTCAGGACTACCTGAAGCAGGCCGGGGAACCGACAGTGCTTTCATTTGCCCGCATACAGCTTGGCGGTCAATAAGTAACGGCTATTCAAGGCTGCCTTCGGGCGGCCTTTTTTTTATCCCCGAACGGGGAAATACTGTCTCTTCATCTACTTTCCACCGAACCGGAGCGGCGTTGTGAAACATTATAACAGAGTACTTTTGAAACTGAGCGGGGAGTCCCTGCTGGGAAAACAAGGGCATGGTATCGACGGAGAGGTATTGACACGCTATGCCGAAGAGATTCAGGAGGCCACACAGACCGGAACCCAGATCGCCATTGTCATCGGTGGCGGTAATATCTTCCGTGGCGTCCGGGGCGCCACCCAGGGCATGGATCGCGTGCAGGGAGATTATATGGGCATGATGGCCACTCTGATCAACAGTATTGCTCTTCAAGATGCCCTGGAGCGTAAAGGTGTGCACACCCGCTTGATGTCGGCTATCAGGATGGAGCAGGTGGCCGAGCCCTTCATCCGACGGCGGGCTGTCCGCCATCTCGAAAAGGGACGGGTGGTGATTTTTGGGGCCGGTACCGGCAACCCCTACTTTACGACCGATACGGCAGCCTCGCTGCGGGCCATCGAAATCGAAGCCGATGCCATCCTCAAGGGAACCAGAGTAAACGGAATCTATGACTGCGACCCCGAAACCAACAGTGATGCGCAGAAATACGACGAAATTAGCGGAGACGACGTGCTGAAAAAGCGGTTGGCTGTCATGGATCTGACCGCCTTTACCCTCTGCAGAGACAACAAAACCCCGATTCTCGTCTTCAACATGGATCAGAAAAAAAACCTCAGCAAAGTGATCCGGGGCGAAGCTGTCGGCACCCGCGTTTACTGGGACTGAGCGCGCTTTTTTTTTTGCCAATTTGTTATATATTTCGCATCTGAAACAGCATTTCTCACTCTACTCTTCAGATGTTTATGATACCTGAACTGCAACCATTTCTCGACGAGGCTAAAGAGCGGATGGATGAAGCCATGTCCTTTCTGAAAAAAGAACTCGGCTACATTCGCGCCGGCAAAGCCACCCCCCAACTACTGGACGGCATCAAGGTGGATTACTATGGAGCCCAGACTCCCCTGAACCAGCTTGCCAATATTTCTGCTCCCGACGCGCGCCTGCTCACCGTCGAGCCGTTTGACAAGTCAACCGTCAAACAAATAGAAAAAGCGATTATGACGTCAGGGCTCGGCCTCAATCCCAACAACGACGGAACCCTCATCCGTATACCGCTGCCGGCACTCTCCGAAGAACGCCGGGCCGAACTGGCAAGGGTATCCAAAGACAAGGCGGAAGAGGCACGGATTAGCGTCCGGAACACGCGGCGTGAAATCAAGGACGAAATCAAGCAGGAAGTAAAAAACGAATCCCTGCCGGAAGACTCCCGCTTTGATGCCGAAGAAGAACTCCAGAAACTCACCGACTCCTACATCGTAAAAATTGACGGGATGCAAAAGGAGAAGGAAGATGAGATCATGACTGTCTAATTTTCGTGAACTGGGTAATCCTGCATGTATCTCGCCGAACTTGAACTACACGGTTTCAAAAGTTTCGCCCACAAGACCAAAGTCAAGTTCGACAGCGGCATAACGTCTATTGTCGGACCCAACGGTTGCGGTAAATCCAACATTGTCGATGCACTTCGATGGGTCCTGGGAGAGCAGCGGCCATCCCTCCTGCGCTCAGCCGCCATGAGCAACGTCATCTTCAACGGAACCGCCGCCAAGAAGGCGCTCGGAATGGCGGAGGTGTCGGTTACGATTATCAATAACCGGGGAGTGCTGCCCACCGAGTTCTCCGATATCACCATGACGCGGCGCCTCTACCGTTCGGGGGAAAGCGAGTACCTGCTGAACAATAAGCCATGCCGCCTTCGCGACATCACCGACCTCTTCATGGATACCGGTATGGGGGCCAACGCCTACTCGGTGATCGAGCTCAAAATGGTGGAAGAGATTCTCAACGACAAGAACAACGACCGCCGGAAGTTGTTCGAAGAGGCCGCCGGCATCACCAAGTTCAAGGAGCGCAAGAAACAGACCATGAAGAAGCTCTCCGATACACGCGGCGATTTGCAGCGTATGGAGGATATCCTTGTGGAGGTCCGCAAGAAGACCCGCTCACTGCAGGCGCAGGCTTCGCGCGCCGAACGGGCCCAGCGGTACCGCGAGGAGCTCGAATTTCTTGATAAAGCCGTATCCCGCCAGGAGTATCTGGACGTGCGGGCGGAACTGAATCCGCTGCTGGAACGTATCGCCAGCGCCACCTCCACCCGGGAGGAGTTGGATCGCCGCCTCAAACAGCTCGAACAGAATGAAACCGAAGCCCACGACGAGCTTATTGCCAAAGAACAGGCGCTGAATGAGTTACGGCAAAAAACGGCCGGACTGACCGAAAACATACAGGAGAAGCGTTCGGAAGTCCAGATCATCACACAAAAGATCACCAACGAAGAGAATATTATTCGCGGTTACGAACAGGATGTCTATCAGGCGGAGACCGACATCAAGGATTTACGCAAGGATCTGAAGGCCAACCAGGCGGAGCTGAAATTGTCGGAGGAGAAACTTGCGGCTGTTCGCGAGGAACGGGACGAAGCACAGGTATTACTGGAAAAAAACCGCCAGGAAGTGAACCGGGTCAGGGCGGAACTGGAAGAGGTCAACCGACGGCACAGCGATGCCGGCCGACGCATCAACGAGCTGCAGAACCGACGGATCCGGCTGGAATCAAGACTGGAGAACAATGCGGAGCAAAAACAGCGCATTGAGCGGGAACTCGGCGAAAGCAGGGAAAAGATAAACGCGCTGGAAGGAGAATATGAGAAGCTGGAAGGCCTCCATGAGGCATTGCAAGCCGAGTATGATGATGCCGAGCTGGAGCTTGAAAGAGCAAGAAAAGAGCGCGAAGAGCTGTTCAACGCAATCAACCGGCAGAAAGACACCATCCGCAGCCTCAAGAGTAAAAAGGATGCGTTTGAATCGGAGCACCGGCTGCTTAAAAACCTGGCGCAGTCATCCGACGCGCATCCTGCGGGAGTGCACTATCTGAAAGAGCAGCAAAACGCATTCACCAGACTCGAGATTCTGAGCGACCTGTTCCGGAGCAGGGACGAAGACGCCGCCGCCGTGGAAGCCGTACTGGGTGAAGCCGCCAATTTCGTGGTCACTTCCAATGAAGAGGAGGCGGTCCGGGCATTCGACATGCTTCGGGAAAAGGACAAGGGACGGGTGACTATCATCCCGCTCAACCTGGTTTCTGGCGGTCATCCTGTGCTGGAAAATGCGCTCTATCACGATATCCGGACCGACACTGACTACGAGCCGCTTCTGCGCCTGTTTTTCGGCAGTGTGATGCTGGCCGACGACATCAGCTCTGCTGTAAAACTGGCCGGCAGTGAATCTTGCACGGCCGTGACGAGGACGGGCGATGTCGTCACTTCCGACGGATTCATGTACAGCGGCAGCAGTAATCAAAACGCGGGCATCCGCATCGGTTTGCGCGAAAAGATCGAAAGGTGCCTGCAACAGGCCGAAGCGGCCGGCCGGGAGGTGGAATTGGCCGAAACCGAGCTGGGCGAGACCGAAGACGCCTATCAAAAATTCTCCCTCCAGCCACATCAGCAGAAAGTGAAGGAGGCCGCATCAGCCCTGCAAAAGCACGAGGCAAAGGCCGGATCCTTCCAGACCCAGTCCGGTTTTTACAGCAAATCCATTCAGGATCTGCAGCGCCGGATGGAAGAACTTGAATTCAGCACCGGAGAAGCCGACCGGGAGCTTGAAGAAATCACCCCGCAGCTCAAGGAGCTGGAGAGTACGCTGACCGGGATCGTCCGGGAGGAGGTCAGCCTCAAATCGCACCTGCAGGAAAAAGAAGATGCCCAGCAGCGGTCACAGTCGCGCTACAACGACATCTCCCTGAAATACCAGAATGCGGAAAACGAGGTCACGACCCTCAAACGGGACATCGAGCGTTTCGAGTCGGATGTTCAGTCGATTAAAGACCGCCTGCAGCATCGGGCGGATCGTGCCAGGTCGAGCAAGGACACCATCCTGAATCTGCGCGAGCAGATCGAGCAGGCCGAAGACGCGCTGCGTGAGCTGCTGGCCGCCAGAGAAACAGCCGTAAAAGAGCAGGATCAGGCCGACGAGGCCTGTTCACACCAGCGGGGGAAGATCAACCTGCTGGAGAGCGACCTCAAGGAAGTGCGCAACAGAAAAGAGTCCAACCAGGATCTGTTCCACTCCCTGGAAATGGCTAAATCCCGGCTGGAAATGGATCAGAAAAATATCAATGATCACATCTGGGACACCTACAGCCTTACCGTCGACCAGCTGAATCAGCAACTGCCGGAAGACACCGACCTGTCCACTGCGCGGGAAACCATCTTCACCCTGAAACAGCGGCTCAAAAACATCGGGGAGGTCAACCCCCTGGCCATCACCGAGTACGAAGAGGAAAAAGAACGCCTCGAGCATTTTGAAAAACAGATCGGTGACCTCGAACGGGCGGAGACTCAGCTCATTGAAACCATCCAGGAAATCAACCGAAACGCCCAGGAGCGCTTCAATGAAACCTTCAAACTGATCCGTGAGAACTTCCGCACGGTGTTCAATACCCTTTTCGAGGAAAACGACCATTGCGATCTGGTGATTGATGAAAGTGCCGACGACCCGCTGGAAGCCAAAATCGAGATCATAGCCAATCCCAGAGGCAAGCGTCCGAGTGTCATTGAACAGCTCTCCGGCGGCGAAAAAACCCTGACGGCCATCGCGCTTCTGTTTGCCATCTACCTGGTCAAACCCTCTCCTTTCTGTGTGATGGATGAGGTGGACGCTCCGCTCGACGACCCCAACATCCTGCGGTTCACGAAGCTGCTCAAAAAATTCAGCGAACAGACCCAGTTCATCGTCATCACCCACAACAAAACAACCATGGAGAAGTCCGAGACCATGTACGGGGTGACCATGCCGGAAGTGGGTATCAGCAAACTGGTTGGCGTGCGGCTGGATGAGGTCGCAGCCTGACGGCGAATTGCGGTTCCAGGCGCGGCGCTCAGAATTCCGCGCAATCCTTCGTATCTTTGGCGCTCAAACCTCCACCGAATTAGAACAGGAATGAGCGACAACAAAATCATTTTCTCGATGACGGGCGTCGGCAAAACCTATGGCCCGAACCGGCGCGTACTCAAAGGCATCTACCTCTCCTTCTTTTATGGGGCCAAAATCGGCATTATCGGGGCCAACGGATCCGGGAAAAGCACCCTGCTCCGGATTATCGCCGGCCTGGACGACAACTACGAGGGCGAAGTCACGTCAACGTCGGGTGTCACATTCGGGCACCTGCCCCAGGAGCCGGAGCTCGAACCCGGCAAAAAGGTTATCGATATTGTGGAGGAAGGGGTTCAGGAGCTGGTGGACCTTGTCAGGGAGTATGAGCAGATCAGCGAGAAGTTTGCCGAGCCGGATGCCGACTTCGATGCCCTGATCGCCCGCCAGTCATCTCTTCAGGAACAGATCGACCAGAAGGATGCCTGGGATCTTGAAAGCCGACTTCAGATGGCCATGCAGGCCTTGCGGTGCCCGCCGAAAGATACTCCGGTGGATGTGCTTTCCGGTGGGGAGCGGCGGCGGGTGGCATTGTGCCGGCTGCTATTGAAGGAACCGGATGTGCTTCTGCTGGACGAGCCTACCAACCACCTCGACGCCGAGTCGGTGCAGTGGCTGGAACAGCACCTGGAGCGGTACGAAGGCACGGTAATCGCCATCACCCACGACCGCTACTTCCTTGACAATGTGGCCGGATGGATCCTGGAGCTGGATCACGGCGAAGGTATTCCCTACAAGGGAAACTATTCCGGATGGCTGGAGCAGAAGCGAAAGCGCCTGGATGTGGAAAAGCAGCAGAACCACCGGCTTCAGCGCACCATCGATCGCGAGATGGAGTGGATCAACACCAACCCGAAAGGGCGCCAGACCCGGAGCAAGGCGAGAATCACGGCCTACGAACAGCTGTTGTCCAGCCGGGAACAGGAAAAGAGACGGGATGAGCTTGAGATTTACATCCCGCCGGGGCCACGGCTCGGCGACAAGGTGATTCGTGCACACGGCGTTTCCAAGGGATTCGGTGACAGGCTGCTCTTCGAGCAGATGGAATTCGACCTTCCGGCCGGCGGCATCGTCGGAGTTATTGGTCCGAATGGCGCTGGAAAAACCACGTTATTCCGGATGATCACCGGGCAGGAACAGGCCGACAGCGGAACCTTTGAAGTCGGTGACACTGTAAAAATCGGGTACGCCGACCAGGCCCGGCCGCTGGATCCCGCCAAATCGATCTGGGAAGAGATCTCCGGTGGAAGCGACACCGTCACGCTGGGTTCCATGGACATCAACTCGCGCGCCTACGTGGCCCGGTTCAATTTCAGCGGCAGCGACCAGCAGAAAAAGACTTCGGAGCTCTCCGGCGGCGAGCGGAACCGGGTGCATCTGGCAAAGACACTGCGCGAGGAAGCCAACCTCTTGCTGCTCGATGAGCCCACCAACGATCTGGATGTTCAGACACTGCGTGCCCTTGAAGAAGCGTTGGTGAACTTTGCAGGATGTGTTGTCGTTATTTCCCACGACCGGTGGTTTCTCGACCGGGTTGCCACTCACATACTGGCGTTCGAAGGCGACAGTCAGGTGCGATGGTTTGAGGGCAATTTCAGGGAATATCACGATTACCGCCGGGACGTGCTGGGGATCGACGACCAACCCAAAAGCATCCAGTACAAAAAGCTGAAAAGAGACTAATCCGCCGCTATGCCCAGGGAGTTTCACATACCGGACCTGTACCAGTCGCAGATCATCAAAACGGTTAAAAATGCCCGGCAGATTCTGGATCCGCGAAAAAAGGACCGAACGCCGAGCGTTCTGGATCTTGGTCCGGTTCGCTATCTGATTCCAAGACACTTCGGGTTCTGCTACGGCGTTGAAAACGCTATCGACATTGCCTACCGTACCGTGGAGAACCATCCCGGGAAAAACATTTTCCTGCTCAGTGAAATGATTCACAATCCGACGGTAAACAAGGACCTGGAGGCGCGGGGAGTCCGTTTCCTGTTTGAAACCGACGGAAGCGAACGCATCCCGATCGCAACGCTCACACCCGACGATATCGTGATTGTACCCGCTTTCGGCACCACCGTGGAAATTCAAAAAAAGCTGGAGGCCCAGGGAGTCGACCCCTATCAGTACGACACGACCTGCCCGTTTGTAATCAAGGTCTGGAATCGGGGCAAACAACTCGGAAAGAAAGGGCACGCATTGGTGATACACGGCAAACACAAGCACGAAGAGACCCGGGCCACTTTTTCACACAGTTCGCAGCAGGCGGCCTGTGTGGTCGTGCTTAACCCGGAGGAAGCGCGCATACTGGCCGACATCATGGTTGAAAAAAGGCCCAGGGATGACTTTCAGAAGTATTTCGGAATGAAATGCACCGACGGCTTTGATCCGCTGACCGATCTGAAGCGTTTCGGGGTTATCAATCAGACTACCATGCTGGCTTCCGAGACCCGGGAAGTGATGGAGATCCTGAAACAGGCGGTGATAGAGAAACATGGCGAAGCGGATGTGGAGATGCACTTTGCCGACACCTCCGACACCCTCTGCTACGCGACCAACGAGAATCAATCGGCAACCTACGCCCTGATGGAAGAGCGGGCCGACCTGGCGCTGGTTGTTGGCGGATACAACTCCTCCAATACCATGCACCTGGTGGAGTTACTGGAAGAGCGTTTTCCAACCTATCACATCCGCGACGCCTCGGAAATCAAGTCACAGTGGGAAATTCACCACTTCAACCAGTGGAAAAAAAAGGTGGAGAAAACCCGAAGCTGGATGCCGAAAACCGACGGGCCGATGACCATTGCGCTCACCTCCGGCGCTTCTTGCCCGGATGCTCTTGTGGATGAAGTGCTGCTCAAAACCGCCTCCTGGTTTGAGGATTGCCTGCCGCTGGAAAAAGCCCTGGAGCCGTTCACGGCCGAACCCGGATAACCGGCCACGATACTGTTCTATTCGAGGGGACTACCGGCACAGATTGGATCGAAACGGCAGAAATCGCAGCAAACCGTCACAAATCATAGCAAAACGGCAAGAATGGTCGCAAGCAGATAAAGAGCG encodes:
- the rplM gene encoding 50S ribosomal protein L13 yields the protein MNTESFKTYSAKPGDIQKKWVVIDAEGQPLGRLSTKVATLLRGKHKPEYTPHMDTGDNVIVINAGKVALSGKKMQDKLYFRHSGYPGGTTFTTAEEALKKDPTFLVRNAVKGMVPKNRLGRKLLTNLRVFAGPEHNLNAQKPETIEL
- the rpsI gene encoding 30S ribosomal protein S9; the protein is MANQSFLGRRKTSTARVHVTPGSGKITVNKKDFETYFVLPAQRNTINLPFEVTETTGKYDVKVTVRGGGITGQADAVQLGVARALNTMEPETHTVLKSHDLLTRDDRMVERKKYGQPKARKNFQFSKR
- the rpsB gene encoding 30S ribosomal protein S2, whose product is MAKAASVEELLKSGAHFGHLTRRWNPKMREFIFMQRNGIHIIDLNKTQALLQESLDEIAKVARSGKKVLFVGTKKQAQEIIRTEAQRCDMPYVTHRWLGGMLTNFVTIKKSISRMEEIHAMQNDGTYDNITKKERLMLDREKQKLEDVMGGISKIGRIPGALFVVDIVKENIAVNEALKLNIPIFALVDTNCDPDVPDYIIPCNDDAAKAIQLVASNVADAIIEGMAEREAYQQEQLATDAAQQEEGEVKEEMTEADVKPTRRKRSRKPKAEPKQKVAVKAGKTDSEEKSAADAGTTPKEASEDASGEKPQKAEKPASDKDAKSDSAASDK
- the tsf gene encoding translation elongation factor Ts, giving the protein MSISASDVKKLRDQTGAGMMDCKKALTESNGDMEAAIELLRKKGQKVSEKRADREANQGVIVSLLSDDKKKAVAVELNCETDFVAKNEEFVEYANDFARAIFEQEPADRDALLAAKVRNLTVADMLKDLVGKIGEKIDIGRFEIMKTDGQIIDYIHPGNQLCVLAEFEGPLENAGVGKDVAMQVAAMNPLAVTRDGVDSKIMEKEKEIAKEQLINEGKPEEIAEKAAAGKMRRFFEERVLLEQKFVKDGSLSVQDYLKQAGEPTVLSFARIQLGGQ
- the pyrH gene encoding UMP kinase gives rise to the protein MKHYNRVLLKLSGESLLGKQGHGIDGEVLTRYAEEIQEATQTGTQIAIVIGGGNIFRGVRGATQGMDRVQGDYMGMMATLINSIALQDALERKGVHTRLMSAIRMEQVAEPFIRRRAVRHLEKGRVVIFGAGTGNPYFTTDTAASLRAIEIEADAILKGTRVNGIYDCDPETNSDAQKYDEISGDDVLKKRLAVMDLTAFTLCRDNKTPILVFNMDQKKNLSKVIRGEAVGTRVYWD
- the frr gene encoding ribosome recycling factor, giving the protein MIPELQPFLDEAKERMDEAMSFLKKELGYIRAGKATPQLLDGIKVDYYGAQTPLNQLANISAPDARLLTVEPFDKSTVKQIEKAIMTSGLGLNPNNDGTLIRIPLPALSEERRAELARVSKDKAEEARISVRNTRREIKDEIKQEVKNESLPEDSRFDAEEELQKLTDSYIVKIDGMQKEKEDEIMTV
- the smc gene encoding chromosome segregation protein SMC, which produces MYLAELELHGFKSFAHKTKVKFDSGITSIVGPNGCGKSNIVDALRWVLGEQRPSLLRSAAMSNVIFNGTAAKKALGMAEVSVTIINNRGVLPTEFSDITMTRRLYRSGESEYLLNNKPCRLRDITDLFMDTGMGANAYSVIELKMVEEILNDKNNDRRKLFEEAAGITKFKERKKQTMKKLSDTRGDLQRMEDILVEVRKKTRSLQAQASRAERAQRYREELEFLDKAVSRQEYLDVRAELNPLLERIASATSTREELDRRLKQLEQNETEAHDELIAKEQALNELRQKTAGLTENIQEKRSEVQIITQKITNEENIIRGYEQDVYQAETDIKDLRKDLKANQAELKLSEEKLAAVREERDEAQVLLEKNRQEVNRVRAELEEVNRRHSDAGRRINELQNRRIRLESRLENNAEQKQRIERELGESREKINALEGEYEKLEGLHEALQAEYDDAELELERARKEREELFNAINRQKDTIRSLKSKKDAFESEHRLLKNLAQSSDAHPAGVHYLKEQQNAFTRLEILSDLFRSRDEDAAAVEAVLGEAANFVVTSNEEEAVRAFDMLREKDKGRVTIIPLNLVSGGHPVLENALYHDIRTDTDYEPLLRLFFGSVMLADDISSAVKLAGSESCTAVTRTGDVVTSDGFMYSGSSNQNAGIRIGLREKIERCLQQAEAAGREVELAETELGETEDAYQKFSLQPHQQKVKEAASALQKHEAKAGSFQTQSGFYSKSIQDLQRRMEELEFSTGEADRELEEITPQLKELESTLTGIVREEVSLKSHLQEKEDAQQRSQSRYNDISLKYQNAENEVTTLKRDIERFESDVQSIKDRLQHRADRARSSKDTILNLREQIEQAEDALRELLAARETAVKEQDQADEACSHQRGKINLLESDLKEVRNRKESNQDLFHSLEMAKSRLEMDQKNINDHIWDTYSLTVDQLNQQLPEDTDLSTARETIFTLKQRLKNIGEVNPLAITEYEEEKERLEHFEKQIGDLERAETQLIETIQEINRNAQERFNETFKLIRENFRTVFNTLFEENDHCDLVIDESADDPLEAKIEIIANPRGKRPSVIEQLSGGEKTLTAIALLFAIYLVKPSPFCVMDEVDAPLDDPNILRFTKLLKKFSEQTQFIVITHNKTTMEKSETMYGVTMPEVGISKLVGVRLDEVAA
- the ettA gene encoding energy-dependent translational throttle protein EttA; this encodes MSDNKIIFSMTGVGKTYGPNRRVLKGIYLSFFYGAKIGIIGANGSGKSTLLRIIAGLDDNYEGEVTSTSGVTFGHLPQEPELEPGKKVIDIVEEGVQELVDLVREYEQISEKFAEPDADFDALIARQSSLQEQIDQKDAWDLESRLQMAMQALRCPPKDTPVDVLSGGERRRVALCRLLLKEPDVLLLDEPTNHLDAESVQWLEQHLERYEGTVIAITHDRYFLDNVAGWILELDHGEGIPYKGNYSGWLEQKRKRLDVEKQQNHRLQRTIDREMEWINTNPKGRQTRSKARITAYEQLLSSREQEKRRDELEIYIPPGPRLGDKVIRAHGVSKGFGDRLLFEQMEFDLPAGGIVGVIGPNGAGKTTLFRMITGQEQADSGTFEVGDTVKIGYADQARPLDPAKSIWEEISGGSDTVTLGSMDINSRAYVARFNFSGSDQQKKTSELSGGERNRVHLAKTLREEANLLLLDEPTNDLDVQTLRALEEALVNFAGCVVVISHDRWFLDRVATHILAFEGDSQVRWFEGNFREYHDYRRDVLGIDDQPKSIQYKKLKRD
- a CDS encoding 4-hydroxy-3-methylbut-2-enyl diphosphate reductase, with the protein product MPREFHIPDLYQSQIIKTVKNARQILDPRKKDRTPSVLDLGPVRYLIPRHFGFCYGVENAIDIAYRTVENHPGKNIFLLSEMIHNPTVNKDLEARGVRFLFETDGSERIPIATLTPDDIVIVPAFGTTVEIQKKLEAQGVDPYQYDTTCPFVIKVWNRGKQLGKKGHALVIHGKHKHEETRATFSHSSQQAACVVVLNPEEARILADIMVEKRPRDDFQKYFGMKCTDGFDPLTDLKRFGVINQTTMLASETREVMEILKQAVIEKHGEADVEMHFADTSDTLCYATNENQSATYALMEERADLALVVGGYNSSNTMHLVELLEERFPTYHIRDASEIKSQWEIHHFNQWKKKVEKTRSWMPKTDGPMTIALTSGASCPDALVDEVLLKTASWFEDCLPLEKALEPFTAEPG